The following are from one region of the Centropristis striata isolate RG_2023a ecotype Rhode Island chromosome 19, C.striata_1.0, whole genome shotgun sequence genome:
- the LOC131992782 gene encoding serine/threonine-protein kinase pim-2-like, with product MVPLEVLLMLRVAGGPGSLGKHAAVTLLDWYDLGTEVLLVMERPVPCEDLLTYLDNNNGVLREDQAKNIMKQLVEAAVNMHSLGVFHGDIKAENILVDLSSDVPRVRIIDFGCGCLVKKMPYLSSFGTIAYIPPEFHWLGTYEAEPSTVWQLGTLLYELVCSDKSFTTLEILQKKISINTELSKDCKDLLKVCLAVNPQEHGTLEQILLHPWFS from the exons ATGGTGCCATTGGAGGTGCTTCTCATGCTGAGAGTGGCAGGTGGACCGGGGTCACTGGGGAAACATGCTGCCGTGACATTATTAGACTGGTATGATCTGGGCACAGAGGTCCTGCTTGTCATGGAGAGACCAGTCCCCTGTGAGGACCTGCTGACCTACCTCGATAACAACAATGGGGTCCTGAGGGAAGACCAGGCAAAG AACATCATGAAGCAGCTGGTGGAAGCAGCAGTTAACATGCACTCTCTTGGAGTCTTCCATGGGGACATTAAAGCAGAAAATATCCTCGTTGATTTAAGCTCGGATGTCCCTCGTGTGAGAATCATAGACTTTGGATGTGGCTGCTTGGTGAAGAAGATGCCGTACCTCTCCTCCTTTG GAACCATTGCCTACATCCCTCCAGAGTTTCACTGGCTTGGCACATACGAGGCGGAACCCAGCACAGTCTGGCAGCTGGGCACTCTGCTCTATGAACTGGTGTGCAGCGACAAAAGTTTCACCACCTTGGAGATCCTTCAAAAGAAAATTAGCATAAACACTGAGCTGTCCAAAG ACTGCAAGGACTTGTTGAAGGTGTGTTTGGCTGTGAACCCTCAGGAGCACGGCACTCTAGAGCAGATTCTGCTGCACCCCTGGTTCTCCTAA
- the LOC131992196 gene encoding scavenger receptor cysteine-rich type 1 protein M130-like codes for MVQLDMDHLLVLSLLLWSSDYFRLVRGGRPCAGTLEVKHEGQWSPVADAFSYWRIETAAFVCSELNCGSAVSVGLREESSAVTAWMIGSDCAKFGPALRECLTSTYSSYVLHLTCSESEVETEEFSDEHVWMLTNDCVQSGSGLRECVYSSYSSSIVNLTCSDSVRLVNGTSLCSGRLEVKSDQSNQSWSSVCEADFDQQDAEVVCRELGCGDPSVLQGALYGEVETTMWTKEFQCGGNESALLDCRSSGSDRNTCSPGRAVGLTCSEPVRLVGGDSRCTGTLEVKQGEWRPVNGTDWTLKEADAVCRKLGCGSAVSVARREESSERSAWSIRSDCFHAGSALRECVTSSLSSSYFLDLTCSDSVRLVNGTSLCSGRLEVKSDQSN; via the exons atgGTCCAGTTGGACATGGATCACCTGTTGGTACTGTCGCTGTTGCTGTGGAGCTCAG ACTATTTCAGGTTGGTGAGAGGAGGCCGTCCCTGTGCAGGAACACTAGAGGTGAAACATGAGGGACAGTGGAGTCCAGTGGCTGATGCTTTCTCTTACTGGAGAATTGAGACAGCAGCCTTTGTCTGCAGTGAACTCAACTGCGGCTCTGCAGTTTCTGTTGGATTGAGAGAGGAATCCTCGGCGGTAACTGCATGGATGATCGGCTCTGACTGTGCCAAGTTTGGACCTGCTCTGAGGGAGTGCTTAACCTCAACGTACTCTTCCTATGTCCTCCatctcacctgctcag aaTCTGAGGTAGAAACAGAGGAGTTCTCAGACGAACATGTGTGGATGCTCACAAATGACTGTGTTCAATCTGGATCTGGTCTGAGGGAGTGTGTCTATTCAAGTTACTCTTCCTCCATTGTGAatctcacctgctcag actctgtcagactggtgaatgggaccagtctgtgctcaggcagactggaggtgaagtctgaccagtctaaccagagctggtcctcagtgtgtgaagctgactttgaccagcaggatgcagaggtggtctgcagggagcttggctgtggggatccttcagtcctccagggggcgctctatggagaagTGGAGACTACAATGTGGACaaaagagttccagtgtggaggaaatgagtctgctctcctggactgtagaagctcaggctcagatagaaacacctgctcacccggcagagctgttggactcacctgctcag agcctgtcaggttagtgggaggagacagtcgctgtaCAGGAACACTGGAGGTGAAACAGGGAGAGTGGAGACCAGTGAATGGCACTGACTGGACCCTGAAGGAAGCAGATGCTGTCTGCAGAAAGTTGGGCTGTGGCTCTGCGGTTTCTGTAGCACGGAGAGAGGAGTCCTCAGAGAGATCTGCATGGTCGATCAGGTCTGACTGTTTTCACGctggatctgctctgagggagtGTGTAACATCATCACTGAGTTCTTCCTACTTCCTGGacctcacctgctcag ACTCTGTCAGACTGGTGAAtgggaccagtctgtgctcaggcagactggaggtgaagtctgaccagtctaac